A single region of the Rathayibacter rathayi genome encodes:
- a CDS encoding ATP-binding protein — protein MRETSSRLLDDALRRLEAGATAHALENQNLDFKQDGRSADGDVMNIAEATACFANASGGLVVVGVHDRVAGPEAIVGSRLDPERTRSRIYELTEPNLLVDVVARQHRGVSLVVVDVPASVTVHSVKSRIPTERVGESCSPMSTDRIASVVAERRGHDWSASASETKASAVDPVAIAAVRRLLERAASPSSRRLAQQPQEIDVLRGLGVVTDNGRLTNAGAVLVTDQYEHTAAFSYVHRRTPTGTVTANEQLTGPLVLLLEQLFQLISARIDTTPVSIGKGQQLHVSDLPEAAIREVVVNAAMHRDYRSSGRVTIEHTQTQLVVTSPGGFVNGVRADNVLTTSSRPRNGQLAGALRALGYAETAGSGVDKMYAEMARLGHQPPSFLSEGDHVRVTLIGGAPNSSLTRFVATLPPEETEDADTMTILLTLLTQRTITAQQLVPILQKSGTSEAQSVLERLSSERVPLLEPTRDSLRKTLPRYRLREGPLAALGAAVTYRRRTADQLDRKVIELLRETGSINARMVRVLLDVDSHTTSRLIADLIKRDLLVKSPGPERGPTVTYGPGTAFPARIRHHRTVPEADTDDRLDFPND, from the coding sequence ATGCGAGAAACATCATCACGCCTGCTCGATGACGCACTGCGTCGCCTCGAAGCGGGAGCGACGGCGCACGCACTCGAGAACCAGAACCTCGACTTCAAGCAGGACGGACGATCCGCTGACGGCGACGTCATGAACATTGCGGAGGCGACGGCGTGTTTCGCGAACGCGTCCGGTGGCCTCGTCGTCGTCGGAGTCCACGACCGCGTGGCAGGGCCGGAGGCGATCGTCGGTTCGCGCCTGGATCCCGAGCGGACGCGCTCGCGGATCTACGAACTCACCGAGCCGAATCTCCTCGTGGACGTCGTCGCCCGGCAGCATCGGGGCGTCAGCCTCGTCGTGGTCGACGTGCCTGCGAGCGTCACCGTGCACAGTGTGAAGAGTCGCATTCCCACCGAGCGCGTCGGTGAATCCTGCTCGCCGATGTCGACTGATCGCATCGCCTCCGTCGTCGCTGAGCGAAGAGGTCATGACTGGTCAGCGTCCGCGTCCGAAACGAAGGCCTCCGCAGTCGATCCCGTCGCGATCGCAGCCGTTCGACGACTCCTTGAGCGCGCCGCATCACCATCGAGTCGTCGACTCGCGCAGCAGCCCCAGGAGATCGACGTTCTACGTGGCCTCGGAGTCGTCACCGACAACGGCCGACTCACGAACGCCGGAGCCGTCCTCGTCACCGATCAGTATGAGCACACAGCGGCGTTCTCCTACGTTCACCGTCGGACGCCGACCGGAACAGTGACGGCGAACGAGCAGCTGACGGGGCCCCTAGTACTTCTCCTGGAGCAGCTCTTCCAGCTCATCAGCGCACGAATCGACACGACACCGGTCTCCATCGGCAAAGGCCAGCAGCTCCATGTCTCCGATCTGCCCGAAGCCGCCATCCGCGAGGTCGTCGTCAATGCTGCGATGCACCGCGATTACCGCAGCAGTGGCAGGGTCACGATCGAGCACACGCAGACCCAGCTCGTCGTCACATCACCGGGTGGATTTGTGAACGGAGTACGCGCCGACAACGTCCTGACCACGTCTTCTCGCCCTCGGAACGGCCAGCTCGCCGGCGCACTACGAGCCCTCGGCTATGCCGAGACCGCCGGCTCCGGCGTCGACAAGATGTACGCCGAGATGGCGCGACTCGGGCACCAACCGCCCTCGTTCCTGTCCGAGGGCGATCATGTTCGGGTGACGCTCATCGGGGGAGCGCCGAACTCCTCGCTCACCCGTTTCGTCGCGACCCTGCCACCCGAGGAGACCGAGGACGCGGACACCATGACGATCCTTCTCACCCTTCTCACACAGCGGACGATCACCGCGCAGCAGCTCGTCCCGATCCTGCAGAAGTCGGGGACCTCGGAAGCACAGTCGGTCCTCGAGCGGTTGAGCTCCGAACGCGTTCCTCTGCTCGAACCGACGCGTGACTCTCTAAGAAAGACTTTGCCGCGTTACCGACTGCGAGAGGGGCCGCTCGCCGCTCTCGGAGCCGCCGTCACTTATCGGCGGCGGACCGCCGATCAGCTGGACCGAAAGGTGATCGAGCTACTCCGCGAGACCGGGAGCATCAATGCGCGGATGGTTCGCGTCCTCCTGGACGTGGACTCTCACACGACGTCCCGCCTCATCGCCGATCTCATCAAGCGCGACCTTCTGGTCAAATCCCCTGGGCCGGAGCGCGGGCCGACCGTGACCTATGGACCGGGAACGGCATTCCCTGCGAGAATTCGCCACCATCGAACGGTGCCCGAGGCCGACACGGACGACCGGCTCGATTTCCCGAACGACTGA